In one Komagataeibacter sp. FNDCR2 genomic region, the following are encoded:
- a CDS encoding SspB family protein, which produces MSDDHDEENGFDAALPDSLMPYDSWIEESYRQVMLHALDYAVEHGLPGDHHFYLTFRTDWPGVEMPGHLRAQYPHEITIVLQHQFWGLKVDRAHAVISVGLSFGGIPSTLVIPVAAISAFADPHIRLALRFTVPEQPPVAAAPENVVPVQIPEAEATADAPAADETRAEGEAEKGEGSQVVSLAAFRKRGPGGPG; this is translated from the coding sequence ATGTCCGATGATCATGACGAGGAAAACGGTTTTGACGCCGCCCTCCCCGACAGCCTCATGCCCTATGATTCCTGGATCGAGGAGTCATACCGTCAGGTCATGCTGCACGCGCTGGATTACGCGGTCGAACATGGCCTGCCGGGCGATCATCATTTCTACCTGACATTCCGGACCGACTGGCCGGGCGTGGAAATGCCCGGACACCTGCGCGCCCAGTACCCGCACGAGATCACCATTGTCCTGCAGCACCAGTTCTGGGGCCTGAAGGTGGACCGTGCGCACGCGGTCATATCGGTCGGGCTGTCGTTCGGGGGCATTCCCTCCACGCTGGTCATTCCCGTGGCGGCCATTTCCGCCTTTGCCGATCCGCATATCCGCCTTGCCCTGCGCTTTACCGTGCCCGAGCAGCCGCCCGTGGCCGCCGCGCCGGAAAACGTGGTGCCGGTGCAGATACCGGAGGCGGAAGCCACGGCCGACGCCCCCGCCGCCGATGAGACCCGCGCGGAAGGGGAGGCCGAAAAGGGCGAAGGTTCGCAGGTCGTCAGTCTCGCCGCCTTCCGCAAGCGTGGGCCGGGGGGACCGGGCTGA
- a CDS encoding fumarate hydratase → MNVSAPTRKPFVYGPLFPLHDETTPWKKLEIEGITTSVLGGRTVVHVRPEALTALAARAFNDVAHLLRPAHLAQLASILKDPEASENDRFVAMDLLKNACIAAGGVLPMCQDTGTAIVYGKKGQRVWVDGNEEEAFSRGVYDTYTGTSLRYSQMAPVSMFEEVNTGTNLPVQFHISATPGDYHAEQMDLMFIAKGGGSANKTFLFQETRALLSDKASLLKWLDGKIRTLGTSACPPYHLAVVIGGMSAEQNLETVKLASTHWLDSLPTEGSPLGHAFRDLEMEKEVHKLTQKMGIGAQFGGKYFCHDVRVVRLPRHGASLPVGIGVSCSADRQVKARITADGVFLEQLEADPARFLPETTDTDLEGEAVQIDLNQPMDEIRRKLSQYPVRTRLSLTGTMVVARDIAHAKFRERLEKGEGLPQYLKDHPVYYAGPAKTPEGMPTGSFGPTTAGRMDSYVAMLQKAGGSYVMLAKGNRSRAVREACKEYGGFYLGSVGGPAARLAQDCIRKVEVLEYPELGMEAVWKIEVENFPAFIVIDDKGNDFYEGLTG, encoded by the coding sequence TTGAATGTATCCGCACCCACGCGCAAGCCATTTGTCTATGGCCCGCTCTTTCCATTGCATGATGAAACGACCCCGTGGAAGAAACTGGAGATCGAGGGGATTACCACCTCGGTCCTTGGTGGGCGCACGGTGGTCCATGTCCGCCCCGAGGCCCTGACCGCGCTGGCCGCGCGCGCCTTCAACGACGTGGCGCACCTGCTGCGCCCGGCGCACCTGGCGCAGTTGGCCAGTATCCTCAAGGATCCCGAAGCCTCCGAGAACGACCGCTTCGTGGCGATGGACCTGCTCAAGAACGCCTGTATCGCCGCGGGCGGCGTGCTGCCGATGTGCCAGGATACCGGCACGGCCATCGTCTATGGCAAGAAGGGCCAGCGCGTATGGGTTGACGGGAACGAGGAGGAAGCCTTCTCACGCGGGGTGTACGACACCTATACCGGCACCTCGCTGCGCTATTCGCAGATGGCCCCGGTCTCCATGTTCGAGGAAGTGAACACCGGCACCAACCTGCCGGTGCAGTTCCACATCTCCGCCACGCCGGGTGACTACCATGCCGAGCAGATGGATCTCATGTTCATCGCCAAGGGCGGCGGGTCGGCGAACAAGACCTTCCTGTTCCAGGAAACGCGCGCCCTGCTGTCCGACAAGGCCAGCCTGCTGAAATGGCTGGATGGCAAGATCCGCACGCTGGGCACGTCGGCCTGCCCGCCCTACCATCTCGCGGTGGTGATTGGCGGCATGTCGGCCGAGCAGAATCTGGAAACCGTCAAGCTCGCCTCCACCCACTGGCTCGACAGCCTGCCCACCGAAGGCAGCCCGCTGGGCCACGCCTTCCGTGACCTGGAGATGGAGAAGGAAGTCCACAAACTGACCCAGAAGATGGGCATCGGCGCGCAGTTTGGCGGCAAGTATTTCTGCCACGACGTGCGTGTTGTGCGCCTGCCGCGCCATGGGGCGTCGCTGCCGGTCGGCATCGGGGTTTCGTGTTCGGCGGACCGGCAGGTGAAGGCGCGCATCACCGCCGATGGTGTCTTTCTGGAACAGCTTGAGGCCGATCCGGCGCGCTTCCTGCCCGAAACGACGGATACCGACCTTGAGGGCGAGGCGGTCCAGATCGACCTGAACCAGCCGATGGACGAGATCCGGCGCAAGCTGTCGCAGTATCCGGTGCGCACGCGGCTGTCACTGACCGGCACGATGGTCGTCGCGCGCGACATCGCGCACGCCAAGTTCCGCGAGCGGCTGGAAAAGGGCGAGGGACTGCCCCAGTACCTCAAGGACCACCCCGTCTATTACGCAGGCCCGGCCAAGACGCCCGAGGGCATGCCCACCGGCTCCTTCGGGCCGACCACGGCGGGCCGTATGGACAGCTATGTCGCCATGTTGCAGAAGGCGGGCGGTTCCTATGTCATGCTGGCCAAGGGCAACCGCTCGCGTGCGGTGCGCGAGGCGTGCAAGGAATATGGCGGCTTCTATCTCGGTTCCGTGGGTGGCCCCGCAGCCCGTCTCGCGCAGGATTGCATCCGCAAGGTCGAGGTGCTGGAATACCCCGAACTGGGCATGGAAGCGGTATGGAAGATTGAGGTCGAGAATTTCCCCGCCTTTATCGTGATCGACGACAAGGGTAATGATTTTTACGAAGGCCTGACCGGCTGA
- a CDS encoding VOC family protein, with translation MRFTVDRLDHLVVSVRDLEVSASWFQRVLGMEREEYGRNNRTALKFGGQKINLRPHGAEGWVTAEDALPGTNDLCFITAVSSGDVIEHLEKCGVQVTEGPVARLGALGPVTSVYCHDPDGNLIEIASYQG, from the coding sequence ATGCGTTTTACCGTCGATCGTCTTGACCATCTTGTGGTGAGTGTGCGTGACCTGGAGGTCTCGGCTTCATGGTTCCAGCGCGTGCTGGGCATGGAGCGGGAGGAATATGGCCGCAACAACCGCACGGCGCTGAAATTCGGCGGGCAGAAAATCAACCTCCGCCCCCATGGGGCCGAAGGGTGGGTCACGGCGGAAGACGCGCTGCCCGGCACGAACGACCTGTGCTTCATCACCGCCGTCAGCAGCGGCGATGTGATCGAACATCTTGAAAAATGCGGCGTGCAGGTGACCGAGGGGCCGGTGGCCCGCCTTGGCGCGCTGGGGCCGGTCACATCGGTCTACTGCCACGACCCCGATGGCAACCTGATCGAGATCGCGTCCTATCAGGGTTAG
- a CDS encoding kinase inhibitor, translated as MTFTLTSRSFHEGDRLPEAQVFDGMGYSGGNISPPLAWQDPPEGTRSFAITLYDPDAPTGSGWWHWVVINIPATVSSLPAGAGSGDNSLPEPAEMTRTDFGGNVYGGAAPPPGPEHHYIFTIHALDIERIELPSDASGAMVGFVINQHSLGSATLTAVYGKKPK; from the coding sequence ATGACCTTTACACTGACAAGCCGCTCCTTCCACGAAGGCGACCGCCTGCCCGAAGCGCAGGTATTTGATGGAATGGGCTATTCCGGCGGCAACATCTCGCCCCCGCTGGCGTGGCAGGACCCGCCCGAGGGTACCAGGAGCTTCGCCATCACGCTCTACGATCCCGATGCGCCGACCGGGTCGGGCTGGTGGCACTGGGTGGTGATCAACATTCCCGCCACCGTGTCCTCCCTGCCCGCCGGGGCCGGATCGGGCGACAACAGCCTGCCCGAACCCGCCGAGATGACCCGCACCGATTTCGGCGGGAACGTGTATGGCGGCGCCGCCCCCCCGCCGGGGCCGGAGCACCACTACATCTTCACCATCCACGCGCTGGACATCGAACGGATCGAACTGCCCAGCGACGCGTCCGGCGCCATGGTGGGTTTTGTCATCAACCAGCACAGCCTCGGCTCCGCCACGCTGACGGCGGTTTACGGCAAAAAGCCGAAATAA
- the queA gene encoding tRNA preQ1(34) S-adenosylmethionine ribosyltransferase-isomerase QueA has translation MTDLVSDFDFALPPERIADHPARPRDSARLLDVPVEGPFMDRHVRDLPGCLRAGDILVANDTAVIPAQLAAMRGAAKIGITLDRILPDGTWHALARNARRLRPGDTLTFGHNPVTAQVVSRGEAGDITLRFSAEGAAFDQFLHDAGRLALPPYIARPDGPTEADRKDYSTIFAQHRGAVAAPTAGLHFTPDLLAALDQAGVIRQTLTLHVGAGTFLPMRSEQISAHHMHAERGTISPHAAERINAARAAGGRVVAVGTTSLRLLESATDEEGRVHPFHGETAIFIRPGYRFRAVDMLLTNFHLPRSTLFMLVCAFGGPRRMKAAYDHAIASGYRFYSYGDACLLHRAEGDLP, from the coding sequence ATGACGGATCTGGTTTCTGATTTTGATTTCGCGCTTCCCCCCGAACGGATCGCCGACCACCCGGCCCGCCCGCGTGACAGCGCGCGCCTGCTTGACGTGCCGGTGGAAGGCCCGTTCATGGACCGCCATGTGCGCGACCTGCCGGGCTGCCTGCGCGCGGGTGATATTCTGGTGGCCAATGATACGGCGGTGATCCCGGCGCAGCTCGCGGCCATGCGCGGGGCGGCGAAAATCGGCATCACGCTGGACCGTATCCTGCCCGATGGCACATGGCACGCACTGGCCCGCAACGCCCGCCGCCTGCGCCCCGGTGATACGCTGACCTTCGGGCACAACCCGGTGACGGCACAGGTCGTAAGCCGGGGGGAGGCAGGCGACATCACCCTGCGCTTCAGCGCGGAGGGGGCGGCGTTCGACCAGTTCCTGCATGATGCGGGCCGTCTCGCGCTGCCGCCCTATATCGCCCGCCCCGATGGCCCGACGGAAGCAGACCGCAAGGATTACAGCACCATCTTCGCCCAGCATCGCGGGGCGGTGGCCGCCCCCACGGCGGGGCTGCATTTCACGCCGGATCTGCTGGCCGCGCTTGATCAGGCCGGGGTGATCCGCCAGACCCTGACGCTGCATGTGGGGGCGGGCACGTTCCTGCCCATGCGCAGCGAACAGATTTCCGCCCACCACATGCATGCCGAACGCGGCACGATTTCCCCCCATGCGGCGGAACGCATCAACGCCGCGCGCGCGGCGGGGGGGCGGGTGGTGGCCGTGGGCACCACCTCGCTGCGTCTTTTGGAAAGTGCGACGGATGAGGAAGGCCGCGTGCACCCCTTCCATGGCGAGACGGCCATTTTCATCCGGCCCGGCTACCGTTTCCGCGCGGTGGACATGCTGCTGACCAATTTTCACCTGCCGCGTTCGACGCTGTTCATGCTGGTCTGCGCCTTTGGCGGCCCGCGCCGCATGAAGGCGGCCTATGACCACGCCATCGCCAGCGGCTACCGTTTCTATTCCTATGGCGATGCCTGCCTGCTGCATCGCGCCGAGGGAGACCTGCCATGA
- the tgt gene encoding tRNA guanosine(34) transglycosylase Tgt, whose product MTSFRWRAEARAGHARAGWLDTAHGSVPTPTFMPVGTVGTVKAMTMDNVRATGAGIVLGNTYHLMLRPGAERVRELGGLHRFMDWPGPILTDSGGFQVMSLGPLRKLDQDGVTFRSHIDGSKHRLTPERSTGIQHALDATISMCFDECPALPAPPDVIANSMRMSMRWAERCRDAFIQRPGYAQYGIIQGGTEPELRAESVKALTGIGFEGYAIGGLAVGEGQELMFSTLDVTVPLIPDASPRYLMGVGTPDDLLGGVERGVDMFDCVMPTRAGRTARAYTERGTLNLRNARHANDSRPISPHCDCLACSRHSRAYLHHLFRTNEILGPMLLTWHNLAYYQRLMRGMRGAIVDGSFTAHASHLRAQWAMDDWSGDEMPFPDIPSVA is encoded by the coding sequence ATGACCTCTTTCCGCTGGCGCGCCGAAGCGCGCGCGGGCCATGCCCGTGCCGGCTGGCTCGATACCGCCCATGGCAGCGTGCCGACCCCGACCTTCATGCCCGTGGGCACGGTGGGCACCGTCAAGGCCATGACGATGGACAACGTGCGCGCCACGGGCGCGGGCATCGTGCTGGGCAATACCTATCACCTCATGCTCCGGCCGGGGGCGGAGCGGGTGCGCGAACTGGGCGGCCTGCATCGTTTCATGGACTGGCCCGGCCCGATCCTGACGGATTCGGGCGGGTTCCAGGTCATGTCGCTCGGTCCGCTGCGCAAGCTCGATCAGGATGGCGTGACCTTCCGCTCGCATATCGACGGCTCGAAACACCGGCTGACCCCCGAACGCTCGACCGGCATCCAGCACGCGCTCGACGCCACCATCAGCATGTGTTTTGACGAATGTCCCGCCCTGCCCGCGCCACCGGACGTGATCGCGAACTCCATGCGCATGTCCATGCGCTGGGCCGAGCGGTGCCGCGACGCCTTCATCCAGCGCCCCGGCTATGCGCAGTACGGCATCATACAGGGCGGCACCGAGCCGGAACTGCGCGCCGAGAGCGTAAAGGCGCTGACCGGGATCGGGTTCGAGGGCTATGCCATCGGTGGCCTCGCGGTGGGGGAGGGGCAGGAACTCATGTTCTCCACCCTTGATGTAACCGTGCCGCTGATCCCCGATGCCAGCCCCCGCTACCTCATGGGTGTCGGCACGCCCGATGACCTGCTGGGCGGGGTGGAGCGCGGGGTCGACATGTTCGACTGCGTCATGCCCACGCGGGCGGGGCGCACGGCGCGCGCCTATACCGAGCGGGGCACGCTCAACCTGCGCAACGCGCGCCATGCCAACGATTCGCGGCCGATTTCGCCCCATTGCGACTGCCTGGCCTGTTCGCGCCACAGCCGCGCCTACCTGCACCACCTGTTCCGCACGAACGAGATCCTCGGCCCCATGCTGCTGACATGGCATAACCTGGCCTATTACCAGCGTCTCATGCGCGGGATGCGCGGCGCGATCGTGGACGGGTCGTTTACAGCCCATGCCAGCCACCTGCGCGCGCAATGGGCGATGGATGACTGGAGTGGTGATGAAATGCCCTTTCCCGACATTCCATCGGTCGCCTGA
- the queG gene encoding tRNA epoxyqueuosine(34) reductase QueG: protein MARPPASSPAEGARLAAAIAGHARALGFDAVGFAPARLDDAERARLAAFVENGFAGGMGWMAQRMEQRGDPRGLWPEVRSVIALGVTYAPEGDALATTRLPDAGNISVYARNRDYHDVVKGMLKHLAQFVVNEGRRQGMDGPEVKVFVDTAPVMEKPLARNAGLGWQGKHTGLVSRQHGSWLFLGEVYTTLDLPQSAPSGGGCGSCTRCLDACPTGAFPAPGVMDARRCISYLTIENRDPIPVELRPAMGNRIYGCDDCLAVCPWNRFATATHHMKLAARDDLRAPALAELAALDDVSFRARFSGSPIKRIGRGRFVRNVAVAMGNSARAELRPVAMALCADADPVVAEAAQWAVGRLPA, encoded by the coding sequence ATGGCCCGCCCGCCCGCATCATCCCCCGCTGAAGGCGCCCGGCTTGCCGCGGCGATAGCGGGTCATGCGCGGGCGCTGGGGTTCGACGCGGTGGGCTTTGCCCCCGCACGGCTGGATGATGCGGAACGCGCCCGTCTTGCCGCCTTTGTGGAGAACGGGTTCGCGGGGGGCATGGGCTGGATGGCGCAGCGCATGGAGCAGCGCGGCGACCCGCGCGGCCTGTGGCCCGAGGTGCGCAGCGTGATCGCCCTTGGCGTGACCTACGCGCCCGAAGGCGATGCGCTGGCCACCACCCGCCTGCCCGATGCGGGCAATATTTCGGTTTACGCCCGTAACCGGGATTATCATGACGTGGTCAAGGGCATGCTCAAGCATCTGGCCCAGTTCGTGGTCAATGAAGGGCGGCGGCAGGGGATGGATGGCCCGGAGGTGAAGGTGTTTGTCGATACCGCCCCGGTCATGGAAAAACCGCTGGCGCGGAACGCCGGTCTGGGCTGGCAGGGCAAGCATACCGGCCTTGTCTCGCGCCAGCACGGAAGCTGGCTGTTCCTGGGGGAGGTCTATACCACGCTGGACCTGCCGCAATCCGCGCCTTCGGGCGGGGGGTGCGGCAGTTGCACCCGCTGTCTTGACGCCTGCCCCACCGGGGCGTTTCCCGCCCCCGGCGTCATGGATGCGCGGCGGTGCATTTCCTATCTCACGATCGAAAACCGCGATCCGATTCCGGTGGAGCTGCGCCCTGCCATGGGCAACCGCATCTATGGCTGTGACGACTGCCTGGCCGTGTGCCCGTGGAACCGCTTCGCCACGGCCACGCACCACATGAAACTTGCCGCGCGCGACGACCTGCGCGCGCCTGCGCTGGCTGAACTGGCGGCGCTGGATGACGTGAGCTTCCGCGCCCGGTTTTCCGGCTCGCCCATCAAGCGGATCGGGCGCGGGCGCTTCGTGCGCAACGTGGCGGTGGCCATGGGTAACAGCGCGCGCGCCGAGCTGCGCCCGGTGGCCATGGCCCTGTGCGCCGATGCCGACCCCGTGGTGGCGGAAGCCGCGCAATGGGCGGTGGGCAGGCTGCCCGCGTGA
- a CDS encoding ribbon-helix-helix domain-containing protein, with product MNDHNALPLPAQRGARPLRKRSLNLSGHRTSVALEPEFWHALDLIAHKRGLTLVGLVGRIDATRPPDRPLASALRVEALREWMPAMPQMPDGGREDRLG from the coding sequence GTGAACGACCATAATGCCCTGCCGCTGCCCGCGCAGCGCGGCGCGCGGCCCTTGCGCAAGCGCAGCCTCAACCTGTCGGGCCACCGTACCAGCGTGGCGCTGGAGCCGGAATTCTGGCACGCGCTGGACCTGATCGCGCATAAACGCGGGCTGACGCTGGTGGGGCTGGTCGGGCGCATCGACGCCACCCGCCCGCCGGACCGCCCGCTGGCCTCCGCCCTGCGGGTGGAAGCCTTGCGCGAATGGATGCCAGCAATGCCGCAAATGCCTGATGGCGGCAGGGAAGATCGGTTGGGTTAA
- a CDS encoding TerB family tellurite resistance protein: MAIWGKIFGGVAGFAVGGPMGAVVGTALGHAADNGSLLETPVGGWTDRWGPRLNADPNGAATFIAAKMAAVMGKRDQMYGLVVIILSAKMAKCDGPVNRAEIDAFKRRFHLPPENMKEVGRLFDNARQRTDDYRAFATELGRAFAGRTAMLEEALASLFVIARADGEINAREESFLRGVHKAFGLSPGAWDRARDGGARPGVSEVDAYTVLGVSRDVSDEEVRIVWRRLVREHHPDIMTARGASAAEQARGAARIARINAAWDRIKRDRRL; this comes from the coding sequence ATGGCGATATGGGGCAAGATTTTTGGTGGCGTTGCGGGGTTCGCGGTCGGCGGCCCCATGGGGGCGGTCGTCGGCACCGCGCTGGGCCACGCGGCGGATAACGGTTCCCTGCTGGAAACGCCGGTGGGTGGCTGGACCGACCGCTGGGGCCCACGGCTGAATGCCGACCCCAATGGCGCGGCCACCTTCATCGCGGCCAAGATGGCGGCCGTGATGGGCAAGCGCGACCAGATGTACGGGCTGGTCGTCATTATCCTGTCCGCCAAGATGGCGAAGTGCGATGGCCCGGTGAACCGCGCCGAAATCGACGCCTTCAAGCGCCGCTTCCACCTTCCGCCCGAGAACATGAAGGAAGTGGGCCGCCTGTTCGATAACGCCCGCCAGCGCACGGATGACTACCGGGCCTTCGCGACCGAACTGGGCCGCGCCTTCGCCGGGCGCACCGCCATGCTGGAGGAGGCCCTGGCCTCGCTGTTCGTGATCGCCCGCGCGGATGGGGAGATCAACGCGCGTGAGGAATCATTCCTGCGCGGCGTGCACAAGGCGTTCGGCCTCAGCCCCGGTGCGTGGGACCGCGCGCGTGACGGCGGCGCACGCCCCGGCGTGAGCGAGGTGGATGCCTATACCGTGCTGGGCGTCTCGCGTGACGTGAGTGATGAGGAAGTGCGCATCGTCTGGCGTCGCCTTGTGCGCGAACACCACCCCGACATCATGACCGCGCGCGGGGCCTCCGCCGCCGAACAGGCGCGCGGCGCCGCGCGTATCGCCCGCATCAACGCGGCATGGGACCGGATCAAGCGCGACCGCAGGCTCTGA
- a CDS encoding Mrp/NBP35 family ATP-binding protein, which yields MTNPDRTTIETVLQQVHTADKSTNVAKLGSLDAFMVRDGVLHVAIATDRARAADLQPLLPELERALMAAVPGCSGASVILTAHRPAPAPAPAAPPASGGHRPLNLGGAPKAATGPLPPQVGVVIAVASGKGGVGKSTTAVNLAVGLGLEGLKVGLLDADIHGPSLPRMMGLNARPEVADGHLIPPRKWGISAMSIGMLVDETEAMIWRGPMVMGAINQLLGDVEWGALDVLVVDMPPGTGDAQLTLAQKTALAGAIIVSTPQDIALLDARRGITMFEKMNVPVLGIVENMSYFCCPNCNHRTELFGHGGARAEAEKMKVPFLGEIPLLADIRASADEGAPIVIAAPDSPAGQAYRGLAHTVGATVRRVLEQKKNAR from the coding sequence ATGACCAACCCCGACAGGACAACCATCGAGACCGTGCTGCAACAGGTCCATACGGCAGATAAATCCACCAATGTAGCCAAACTGGGCAGTCTGGACGCCTTCATGGTGCGTGACGGGGTGCTTCACGTCGCCATCGCGACGGACCGCGCGCGCGCGGCGGATCTGCAGCCGCTGCTGCCCGAACTGGAACGTGCCCTTATGGCGGCGGTTCCCGGCTGCTCCGGGGCCAGCGTCATCCTGACCGCGCACCGCCCCGCGCCCGCGCCGGCCCCCGCGGCCCCGCCGGCATCCGGCGGGCATCGTCCGCTCAACCTGGGCGGCGCACCGAAAGCCGCGACCGGCCCGCTCCCCCCGCAGGTGGGCGTGGTCATTGCCGTGGCGTCGGGCAAGGGGGGGGTCGGTAAATCGACTACGGCCGTGAACCTGGCGGTGGGGCTGGGGCTTGAGGGGCTGAAGGTCGGGCTGCTGGACGCGGATATCCACGGCCCTTCCCTGCCGCGCATGATGGGCCTGAACGCGCGGCCCGAAGTGGCGGATGGTCACCTGATCCCGCCACGCAAATGGGGCATCAGCGCCATGTCGATCGGCATGCTGGTGGACGAGACCGAGGCCATGATCTGGCGCGGGCCGATGGTGATGGGGGCCATCAACCAGTTGCTGGGCGATGTCGAATGGGGCGCGCTGGATGTGCTGGTGGTGGACATGCCGCCCGGCACGGGGGATGCGCAGTTGACACTGGCGCAGAAAACCGCGCTGGCGGGCGCCATCATCGTCTCCACGCCACAGGACATCGCGCTGCTGGACGCACGGCGCGGCATTACCATGTTCGAGAAGATGAACGTGCCGGTGCTGGGGATCGTGGAGAACATGTCCTATTTCTGCTGCCCCAACTGCAACCACCGCACCGAACTGTTCGGCCATGGCGGCGCGCGGGCGGAAGCGGAGAAGATGAAGGTGCCGTTCCTGGGTGAAATCCCGCTTCTGGCCGATATCCGCGCCAGCGCGGACGAAGGCGCGCCCATCGTGATCGCCGCGCCCGACAGCCCGGCGGGGCAGGCCTATCGCGGCCTGGCCCATACGGTGGGCGCGACCGTGCGCCGCGTGCTGGAGCAGAAGAAAAACGCCCGCTGA
- a CDS encoding OpgC family protein, whose amino-acid sequence MGNSTPQAASHHRRDHRVDALRGVALLMMCIDHIPQDVLNRFTMRNIGFADAAEVFVLLAGYASWLAYGRAFGTRPVPTVLLRIGRRCWQLYVYQIVLVVVCVSTIRIWRHFWPVPVDFLEPELAHGLDSVWRVLSLVALPGNLNILPLYIVLLLGFAPLYALLRGVGTAVVLGLSGAVWLVVNVDPRLNFPNWLDPDGWFFDPLAWQFLFVLGVCAARVAGRHDGSLPRSYVLAAACGLYLVFSAVQSFPWMDWGFADLRPVTMGVPDKMILSPWRLLDVLALFYLVQSSTRATGLAATRAGQFMALFGRHSLEIFTMGTIVDLYGRLVLTSFGTGFVMQVAVNATGFGVLLAVARIRERQRNAARGAARGGQGNLAPPAPLCRN is encoded by the coding sequence ATGGGCAATTCCACTCCACAGGCCGCGTCCCATCACCGGCGGGACCACAGGGTTGACGCCCTGCGTGGGGTGGCGCTGCTCATGATGTGCATCGACCATATTCCGCAAGATGTGCTTAACCGCTTCACCATGCGCAATATCGGCTTTGCCGACGCGGCGGAGGTGTTCGTGCTGCTGGCGGGCTATGCCTCCTGGCTGGCCTACGGGCGGGCCTTTGGCACCCGGCCCGTGCCCACGGTCCTGCTGCGCATCGGGCGGCGGTGCTGGCAGCTTTATGTGTACCAGATCGTGCTGGTTGTGGTCTGTGTCTCCACCATTCGCATATGGCGGCATTTCTGGCCCGTGCCGGTCGATTTCCTTGAACCCGAACTGGCGCATGGGCTGGATTCGGTCTGGCGGGTGCTCTCGCTGGTGGCGTTGCCGGGCAACCTGAACATCCTGCCGCTCTATATCGTGCTGCTGCTGGGCTTTGCGCCGCTATACGCGCTGCTGCGCGGGGTGGGGACCGCCGTGGTGCTGGGCCTGAGCGGGGCCGTGTGGCTGGTGGTCAATGTCGACCCCCGGCTCAACTTTCCCAACTGGCTTGATCCGGATGGCTGGTTTTTCGATCCGCTGGCGTGGCAGTTCCTGTTCGTGCTGGGGGTTTGCGCCGCGCGCGTGGCGGGGCGGCATGACGGCAGCCTGCCGCGCTCGTACGTGCTGGCGGCGGCGTGCGGGCTGTACCTGGTGTTTTCCGCCGTGCAGTCCTTTCCATGGATGGACTGGGGCTTTGCCGACCTGCGGCCCGTGACCATGGGGGTGCCCGACAAGATGATCCTCTCGCCCTGGCGGCTGCTGGACGTGCTGGCGCTGTTCTATCTTGTCCAGTCCTCCACGCGGGCGACGGGGCTGGCCGCGACGCGCGCCGGCCAGTTCATGGCGCTGTTCGGGCGGCACTCCTTGGAAATCTTCACCATGGGCACCATAGTGGATCTGTATGGCCGCCTGGTGCTGACCAGCTTCGGCACGGGGTTCGTGATGCAGGTGGCGGTCAATGCGACAGGCTTCGGCGTGCTGCTGGCCGTTGCCCGCATCCGGGAGCGCCAGCGCAACGCGGCCCGTGGCGCGGCACGGGGCGGGCAGGGCAACCTTGCGCCGCCCGCCCCCTTATGCAGGAACTGA